A window of the Methanofastidiosum sp. genome harbors these coding sequences:
- the argH gene encoding argininosuccinate lyase yields MAKLWKKKYELDKVVEDFTVGDDYLWDMKLIKADVIGNIAHSTMLRKISIISEEELSNIKKNLITILELHEQGKFIINKEDEDVHTAVENFLTEKLGDVGKKIHTARSRNDQILLDVRLYSKERLFEIMESLLKLCKVLLEFSKENEFIPMPGRTHTQRAMPSSVGLWTGSILESLLDDLYLLKSAFEINDQSPLGSAASYGVNLNIDREYVADLLGFEKVQNNVLYANNSRGKTESIIIFALSQIMIDLSKFANDLILFSIPEFKYFTLPEEFCGGSSLMPQKRNPALLELTRAKAHVVNSLYFRVTGIITSLYSGYNRDFQLTKGPLMESFEITQQTLYLLGYFIPKIKVNKEILIKSFTPEVYATDRVLELVKEGVPFRDAYKDVGINLESLNNKDPVENIKSKTHVGATGNLGLDKIEKIIKEEEKEVLSKKEVFVKKIEKLAKI; encoded by the coding sequence ATGGCTAAACTTTGGAAAAAAAAGTATGAACTCGATAAAGTTGTTGAAGATTTTACAGTTGGCGATGATTATCTTTGGGACATGAAGCTAATAAAAGCTGATGTTATCGGAAATATTGCCCACTCAACTATGCTTCGGAAGATAAGCATTATTTCAGAGGAAGAACTATCAAACATCAAAAAGAACTTGATTACTATATTGGAACTTCATGAACAAGGAAAGTTCATAATTAATAAAGAAGATGAAGATGTTCATACCGCAGTAGAGAATTTCTTAACTGAAAAGTTAGGAGATGTTGGAAAGAAAATTCATACTGCAAGGAGCAGAAATGATCAGATTTTACTAGATGTAAGATTATATTCTAAAGAAAGATTATTTGAAATAATGGAAAGTCTACTAAAACTTTGTAAAGTACTATTAGAATTCTCAAAAGAAAATGAGTTTATACCAATGCCAGGTAGAACCCATACCCAAAGAGCTATGCCATCCTCAGTAGGATTATGGACAGGGTCCATCTTAGAAAGTCTTCTCGATGATCTTTATTTATTAAAAAGCGCCTTCGAAATTAATGATCAATCTCCACTTGGAAGTGCTGCAAGTTATGGCGTGAATCTAAATATTGATAGGGAATATGTTGCAGATCTTTTAGGATTTGAAAAGGTACAAAATAATGTTCTTTATGCTAATAACAGTAGGGGTAAAACAGAATCTATAATTATATTTGCTCTTTCTCAAATAATGATTGACCTTTCAAAGTTTGCAAATGATTTAATCTTATTTTCTATACCAGAATTTAAATATTTCACACTGCCTGAAGAGTTTTGCGGTGGCTCAAGTCTCATGCCACAAAAAAGAAATCCTGCGCTACTAGAACTAACAAGAGCCAAAGCTCATGTTGTAAATTCTCTTTATTTTAGAGTGACTGGAATAATAACATCCCTTTATTCAGGTTACAACAGAGACTTTCAGTTAACAAAAGGGCCTTTGATGGAAAGCTTTGAAATAACACAACAAACACTGTACCTTCTAGGGTACTTCATTCCAAAAATTAAAGTGAACAAAGAGATACTAATCAAATCATTCACCCCTGAGGTTTACGCAACAGATAGAGTACTGGAACTTGTAAAAGAAGGAGTTCCTTTTAGAGACGCATACAAGGACGTAGGTATTAATCTAGAATCACTTAACAATAAAGATCCTGTAGAAAATATAAAGTCAAAGACACATGTAGGCGCTACAGGTAATCTTGGTCTTGATAAAATAGAAAAGATAATAAAAGAAGAAGAAAAAGAAGTATTGTCTAAGAAAGAAGTGTTTGTTAAGAAGATAGAAAAATTAGCCAAGATTTAG